The Pyrobaculum sp. 3827-6 genome has a segment encoding these proteins:
- a CDS encoding alpha-aminoadipate/glutamate carrier protein LysW has protein sequence MASQRLVVQCKVCGTEFELPEDVMDGEIASCPTCGARYIVRLRGGSVSLEEFKGDVEDYGE, from the coding sequence ATGGCTTCGCAGAGGTTGGTGGTTCAGTGCAAGGTGTGTGGGACGGAGTTCGAGCTTCCGGAGGATGTTATGGATGGGGAGATTGCGAGTTGTCCCACGTGTGGGGCTAGGTACATCGTGAGGCTTAGGGGTGGGTCTGTTTCGCTGGAGGAGTTTAAGGGTGATGTGGAGGACTATGGGGAGTAA
- a CDS encoding EVE domain-containing protein — translation MDYWLVMLPEESYRWSEERGLYGAPAKTAEFAVGNIKRGDRLVVYVVKEGCSELCQSFVAVWEVAGEWRRSRRATWPDEEREGRVKYPWVVEVRPVARGVLRIGDALEGLREFGVGSPSALRLFSYYYRRGPLPRGFGEFVERALGGAGGGGGGHELLKSALVELAGVLGFYGRVEVANGPFRHDVCWWRGEVEARRGIPPVAVFEVVAGGFVERSLAALKHAYDVWRPRGLFLVVAGEGKRERALRLLEPYLSGAFHELADKVRILSGGEVLQLHADVSRHKELLGLFATLR, via the coding sequence ATGGATTATTGGCTTGTGATGCTTCCCGAGGAGAGTTATAGGTGGAGTGAGGAGAGGGGTCTGTACGGCGCGCCTGCGAAGACTGCGGAGTTCGCCGTTGGGAACATAAAGAGGGGTGATAGGCTGGTTGTGTACGTGGTGAAGGAGGGCTGTTCTGAGCTTTGCCAGTCTTTTGTGGCGGTTTGGGAGGTGGCTGGGGAGTGGAGGCGGTCGAGGAGGGCGACGTGGCCTGACGAGGAGAGGGAGGGGAGGGTTAAGTACCCGTGGGTTGTGGAGGTGAGGCCGGTGGCCCGCGGGGTCCTGAGGATAGGCGACGCCTTGGAGGGGCTTAGGGAGTTCGGCGTGGGGTCGCCTAGCGCGTTGCGTCTCTTTTCCTACTACTACCGGAGGGGGCCGCTTCCGAGGGGGTTTGGGGAGTTTGTGGAGAGGGCGCTTGGGGGCGCTGGGGGCGGCGGTGGGGGCCACGAGCTTTTGAAGTCAGCTCTTGTTGAGCTGGCGGGGGTGCTGGGGTTCTACGGGCGGGTGGAGGTGGCGAATGGGCCGTTTAGGCATGACGTGTGTTGGTGGAGGGGTGAGGTGGAGGCTAGGCGGGGGATTCCGCCTGTGGCTGTCTTCGAGGTGGTTGCTGGGGGGTTTGTGGAGAGGTCTTTGGCGGCTCTGAAGCACGCCTACGACGTGTGGAGGCCTCGGGGGCTGTTTCTCGTGGTGGCTGGGGAGGGTAAGAGGGAGCGGGCTTTGAGGCTTTTGGAGCCGTATCTCTCGGGGGCTTTCCACGAGCTTGCCGACAAGGTGAGGATCCTCTCGGGGGGCGAGGTTCTGCAGTTGCACGCAGATGTGTCGCGTCACAAGGAGTTGCTCGGCTTGTTTGCAACTCTGCGGTGA
- a CDS encoding Eco57I restriction-modification methylase domain-containing protein, giving the protein MGRTRAREGLGRVETPMAVARHMVELLFDGVASATRVLDAGAGRGIFIKAIAAYVRERGIPPPEVVGVEVDPQLADAAARQFRGLPWVKIVAADFLTLTPKEIGHFDLVISNPPYISYEYIDPAARERYRQTFKTARGRFDMYYLFFEKALDLLRQGGRLVFITTEKYTYTNSATELRKLLTTHHVKLLEFLDEDTFPGVYAYPLITVVEKKPPGPTVIHHRDGTTTVVNLPTDGTPWLAAASRQTPSHPAPTLRDIAEKISPGVATGRDHVFIIPRHALPPELAPYSHPTVSGQELTNLFKPGTAIDPTKLPNVILMPYKKTGQLMTPTEAQPLIQYLQRHRPQLEDRYAVKTGKKPWYAFHENPPMLQLLKPKILVPDLAKEPAFYLDPTGSIIPRHSVYYIVPKNPQTITQLLHYLNSEEAKRYLRQHSQKAANGYLRLQTHVLEKLPIPPALAKANNPTAPLPNTWML; this is encoded by the coding sequence GTGGGCAGGACGAGGGCCAGGGAGGGGCTCGGCCGCGTGGAGACCCCCATGGCGGTGGCTAGACACATGGTAGAGCTACTATTCGACGGTGTGGCCAGCGCAACGCGTGTCCTCGACGCCGGCGCCGGGAGGGGCATCTTCATAAAAGCCATAGCCGCCTACGTCAGAGAGAGGGGGATACCGCCCCCCGAGGTAGTCGGCGTGGAGGTAGACCCCCAGCTGGCCGACGCCGCGGCCCGCCAATTCAGAGGACTGCCGTGGGTGAAGATAGTCGCCGCAGACTTCCTCACCCTCACCCCCAAGGAGATAGGCCACTTCGACCTAGTCATCAGCAACCCACCCTACATATCCTACGAATACATCGACCCAGCCGCGCGGGAGAGGTACAGACAGACCTTCAAGACGGCCAGGGGCAGATTCGACATGTACTACCTCTTCTTCGAAAAAGCCCTCGACCTACTACGCCAAGGCGGACGCCTCGTCTTCATAACCACCGAAAAGTACACCTACACCAACTCCGCCACCGAGCTCAGAAAACTCCTCACAACACACCACGTCAAACTCCTAGAATTCCTAGACGAAGACACATTCCCAGGAGTCTACGCCTACCCCCTCATAACAGTCGTCGAAAAGAAGCCGCCAGGCCCTACAGTAATACACCACCGAGACGGCACCACCACAGTAGTCAACCTACCCACCGACGGAACCCCCTGGCTAGCCGCAGCCAGCCGCCAAACCCCCAGCCACCCAGCCCCAACCCTCAGAGACATCGCCGAGAAGATAAGCCCCGGCGTCGCCACCGGCCGCGACCACGTCTTCATAATCCCCCGCCACGCCCTACCCCCAGAGCTCGCCCCCTACTCCCACCCCACAGTCAGCGGACAAGAACTCACCAACCTATTCAAACCGGGGACAGCCATCGACCCCACAAAACTACCAAACGTCATCCTAATGCCCTACAAAAAGACAGGACAGCTCATGACCCCCACAGAAGCCCAGCCCCTAATCCAATACCTCCAACGCCACCGCCCCCAGCTAGAGGACAGGTACGCTGTCAAGACAGGCAAAAAGCCCTGGTACGCCTTCCACGAAAACCCACCAATGCTTCAGTTGCTCAAGCCGAAGATCCTGGTCCCAGACCTCGCCAAGGAACCAGCCTTCTACCTAGACCCCACAGGATCCATAATCCCCCGCCACAGCGTCTACTACATAGTACCCAAAAACCCCCAAACCATCACCCAACTCCTCCACTACCTCAACAGCGAAGAAGCAAAGAGGTACCTCCGCCAACACAGCCAAAAAGCCGCAAACGGCTACCTAAGACTACAAACCCACGTCCTAGAGAAACTACCCATCCCCCCAGCCCTAGCCAAAGCCAACAACCCCACAGCCCCCCTCCCAAACACATGGATGCTATAG
- a CDS encoding SNF2-related protein has protein sequence MVSLVEILRQAGKELYRHQLDFVSDALWLPRPRLLLADDVGLGKTIEALLLVKALMELGRVNHVLVVVPRAVLSQWAGELERFEIPYFLVESSEFPLGHRVYLVTMDRAKVPDYLEALSRIAWDLVVVDEAHKIRLDTQRANLAHLCRKAGGCLLLTATPHTGEEEDYRFLTSLVGGLVVRREKRDVEEYEGRRIFPRLSYWVVQVRASREEGQALFSLLAKLRSADVEPIVRVVVEKRAMSSPASFFKTLGRVVGGVCDAAALEEGELDACIGNVAGWRDLVELAGRFASAPDRKLDALRKLLERWRGRKVLVFTEYAATAEYLFQQLTQGCRVVDSGDGFAKADCGGMGVMYATAKAREKIDVNVEASLLASSFDTAVFISTDIMSEGVNLQMYDVVVNYEVVWSPTKHVQRVGRIWRFGQRADSVLVVDMVLRAGGERDEYTMYLDLLEKLYNISLRALPPQSYGEFEIYELSEDQLRKIIEIGSSAYLKEADVFTALSDGERVKELRRRIEAILKAKEEVRWKSKALVESGLRAKLGYPYDLRPEPGGGYYLAEVEYFSAKQPVYRESVLVRLETPLSRSREIKKGVFREGAVDWDFVEVESGEVREDEREEVARLVHMNVWMDLKRYLDNVKDLLHLGDVEYKLVRIRRARVEGVGTVAVEEFEERVEAEVRRSRIIERTEKAAVNCVREWLRRNGYVVRHDYFSGPRPFDMVVLKNGVMYVVEIKGKWIGKREEPFSFTANEIDFASRYPDRYIICTAYVDNDRCVELSCVPFAQFQREWVLETVRGIEYKYNARRRSSS, from the coding sequence ATGGTCTCTCTAGTGGAGATTCTTAGGCAGGCTGGTAAGGAGTTGTATAGGCACCAGCTTGATTTTGTGTCTGATGCCTTGTGGCTCCCTAGGCCTAGGCTTCTTCTTGCCGACGACGTGGGGCTTGGGAAGACTATCGAGGCGTTGCTCTTGGTGAAGGCGTTGATGGAGCTGGGGCGGGTGAACCACGTCTTGGTTGTGGTGCCGAGGGCGGTGTTGTCGCAGTGGGCTGGGGAGTTGGAGAGGTTCGAGATTCCGTATTTCCTAGTGGAGAGTTCTGAATTTCCCCTGGGGCATAGGGTGTACCTAGTCACTATGGATAGGGCGAAGGTGCCGGACTACCTCGAGGCTCTTAGCCGCATAGCGTGGGATCTCGTCGTCGTTGACGAGGCCCACAAGATTAGGCTTGACACCCAGAGGGCGAATCTGGCGCATCTCTGCAGAAAGGCGGGGGGTTGCCTCCTCCTCACCGCGACGCCTCACACCGGCGAGGAGGAGGACTACCGGTTCTTGACGTCGCTGGTGGGCGGGCTGGTGGTTAGGAGGGAGAAGAGGGATGTGGAGGAGTACGAGGGGCGTAGGATATTTCCCCGCCTCAGCTACTGGGTGGTTCAGGTGAGGGCCTCTAGGGAGGAGGGGCAGGCGCTGTTTAGTCTGCTGGCAAAGCTGAGGAGCGCCGATGTTGAGCCTATTGTGAGGGTTGTGGTTGAGAAGAGGGCTATGTCTAGCCCCGCGTCGTTTTTCAAAACGCTGGGGCGGGTGGTGGGGGGCGTCTGCGACGCGGCGGCTCTTGAGGAGGGGGAGCTGGATGCCTGTATTGGGAACGTCGCGGGGTGGAGGGATCTCGTGGAGCTCGCTGGGAGATTCGCCTCGGCGCCGGATAGGAAGCTCGACGCTTTGAGGAAGTTGCTTGAGCGGTGGAGGGGGAGGAAGGTGCTGGTCTTCACCGAGTACGCCGCGACGGCTGAGTATCTATTTCAGCAACTGACGCAGGGCTGCAGGGTTGTTGACTCCGGGGATGGCTTCGCCAAGGCCGACTGCGGGGGGATGGGGGTTATGTACGCCACGGCGAAGGCCAGGGAGAAGATAGATGTAAACGTGGAGGCGTCTCTCCTGGCCTCTTCCTTCGACACGGCGGTGTTTATCTCTACCGACATCATGTCGGAGGGGGTTAACCTCCAGATGTACGACGTGGTTGTTAACTACGAGGTGGTGTGGAGCCCCACGAAGCATGTGCAGCGGGTTGGGAGGATATGGCGCTTCGGCCAGAGGGCCGACTCAGTGCTGGTGGTGGATATGGTGCTGAGGGCGGGAGGGGAGCGGGACGAGTACACCATGTATCTAGACCTCTTGGAGAAGCTTTACAACATCTCGCTTAGGGCACTTCCGCCTCAGAGCTACGGCGAGTTTGAGATTTACGAGCTGTCTGAGGACCAGCTCCGGAAGATTATTGAAATAGGCTCCTCGGCCTACTTAAAAGAGGCCGACGTCTTCACCGCCTTGTCAGACGGGGAGAGGGTGAAGGAGCTTAGGCGGAGGATTGAGGCTATACTAAAGGCTAAGGAGGAGGTGAGGTGGAAGTCGAAGGCTTTGGTGGAGAGCGGGCTCAGAGCCAAGCTGGGGTATCCATACGATCTGCGGCCGGAGCCTGGGGGCGGGTACTACCTCGCCGAGGTGGAGTACTTCTCCGCAAAACAGCCTGTGTATAGAGAGTCTGTGTTGGTGCGTCTGGAGACTCCGCTTAGCCGGAGCCGCGAGATTAAGAAGGGGGTTTTTAGAGAGGGTGCTGTGGATTGGGATTTTGTTGAGGTGGAGTCTGGCGAGGTGAGAGAGGATGAGCGGGAGGAGGTGGCTAGGCTTGTCCACATGAATGTGTGGATGGATTTGAAGAGGTACCTAGACAATGTGAAGGATTTGCTCCACCTTGGCGATGTTGAGTACAAGTTGGTGAGGATTAGGAGGGCTAGGGTGGAGGGGGTGGGTACTGTGGCTGTGGAAGAGTTTGAGGAGAGGGTTGAGGCGGAGGTGAGGCGGAGCAGGATTATCGAACGGACTGAGAAGGCGGCTGTCAACTGTGTAAGGGAGTGGTTGAGGAGAAACGGCTATGTGGTTAGGCATGACTACTTCAGCGGGCCTCGGCCTTTTGACATGGTTGTGTTGAAAAACGGAGTGATGTACGTTGTTGAGATTAAGGGGAAGTGGATAGGCAAGAGGGAGGAGCCCTTTTCCTTTACTGCAAATGAAATTGATTTTGCTTCGAGGTATCCCGACCGCTACATAATATGCACGGCTTATGTAGATAATGATAGGTGTGTGGAGCTTTCGTGCGTGCCCTTCGCGCAATTCCAGAGGGAGTGGGTGCTGGAGACCGTTAGGGGGATTGAATACAAGTACAACGCTAGGCGGAGGTCTTCTTCCTAG
- a CDS encoding DUF499 domain-containing protein codes for MSFIKLLAEGKISPAIDIYEVYGALFLGRDPEEAHKIYCDPESFFKITYITPGFRQHLEDFLKKLTAGESQIYTLPAMLGAGKSHFLALVLHIVALYKRCKGSGECVSRHLAEYGIELYTPTLAKVPNVAVFRAARILGELERRLRSLSTKEELREATRGLAPLVLLFDETQYLEEEPGFVQWIQTLAEVAGEVRGVYLFVSYSLFPDDSRDPALEIFKSLDAVKRVHIVKISLDTTENIVAVFRRWAGLRPRKVDVAPLKDVVKEEKLRKFEKGLEDAYPFNPVFLDIVLRLASESLAGRTRVQMTRELLRTLARAYVKASPEELVTFVHLPEPEDILVVGGPMAGEWATLLRLYREDVERLGSRAAVSVLRHILLATFLARLMPAESLYPTEDDLVAGSYNGVDIRPIEVREVLAKATDVGLHVARLGDRYLYWFVGDEVHAIREAMFKFSYEDGIDVVADQLASLLREGARFFSAVYVSGVGSQRRASGKVVIIPNRDEWAKALDDADKSTLAVDLMEFGVGRRRNNLFFVRRDDSGPPPADAGRLLERFVAVKNVKEAAVALGQLYKAVDEVLVNLYHYFPDVLSVDDERLRREMEQLLRSRVERWKERAANALRAAAFAWLRRVAAGFRDVDVKRLDEYLSEVAKQRSDVLRGLVEKIFAELQWDGFKKLGDLWSLYLNNEKFPPAPISFEEFVEAVKSYCAGCSCLFEVDGEVKWLSKSGCEAPPLDKDVGVAPLRWRDQLVDWAVEAFLKQLASLSTSATRYYVVYKRPSGEEVKRAVDELLTARGDWPFLSEGRLEVEVRERAVEVRIDGVATPVVERNPGSRLRVEVVGSDDLAAVIYRVGDVEREESASGRVHVFEVDLPWEPGVYSLEVEAVFRDGGRDRRRVAVNVKGRCRKVRTKYSVNVGEAVRGISVKAVKDARGLLDYFVKRGVPHRLAVRAAQVGGDVSLSVDAVFNVTSPEVRERAVRLLAALEYLSPGADVRFEFSPAVQIDSDMAQKFKGADYAFDVEVEEIC; via the coding sequence ATGTCTTTTATAAAATTGCTGGCCGAGGGTAAGATAAGTCCGGCCATCGACATATACGAGGTCTACGGGGCGTTGTTTCTAGGGAGAGATCCGGAGGAGGCACACAAGATCTACTGTGACCCAGAGTCCTTCTTCAAGATTACGTACATCACGCCGGGGTTTAGACAGCACCTTGAGGACTTCTTAAAGAAGCTGACGGCGGGGGAGTCGCAGATATATACGCTTCCAGCTATGCTAGGGGCCGGGAAGTCGCACTTCCTCGCCTTAGTCCTCCACATCGTGGCCTTGTACAAGAGGTGTAAGGGGTCGGGGGAGTGCGTCTCGCGGCACTTGGCTGAGTACGGGATTGAGCTGTATACGCCAACCCTTGCCAAGGTGCCCAACGTGGCCGTTTTCAGAGCCGCGCGGATCTTGGGAGAGTTAGAGAGGCGGCTGAGGTCTCTCTCCACAAAGGAGGAGCTTAGAGAGGCTACTAGAGGGCTGGCCCCCCTAGTGTTGCTGTTTGACGAAACGCAGTACCTAGAGGAGGAACCCGGCTTCGTGCAGTGGATCCAGACGCTGGCTGAGGTCGCCGGGGAAGTCAGAGGGGTCTACCTCTTTGTGTCATACTCACTCTTCCCGGACGACAGCCGAGACCCCGCCCTAGAGATCTTCAAGTCACTGGACGCGGTGAAGAGAGTGCACATCGTAAAGATCAGCCTTGATACGACAGAGAACATAGTCGCCGTCTTCAGGCGGTGGGCCGGCCTCCGGCCCAGGAAGGTCGACGTGGCGCCACTGAAAGACGTGGTGAAGGAGGAGAAGTTAAGGAAGTTTGAGAAGGGGCTGGAGGATGCGTACCCCTTCAACCCCGTCTTTCTCGACATCGTGTTGAGGCTTGCCAGCGAGTCGCTTGCTGGGAGGACTAGGGTTCAGATGACTAGGGAGCTTCTCCGCACCTTGGCCAGGGCCTACGTCAAGGCGTCTCCCGAGGAGCTTGTGACCTTTGTCCACCTGCCGGAGCCTGAGGATATACTCGTCGTGGGTGGGCCCATGGCCGGGGAGTGGGCCACCTTGTTGAGGCTGTACAGAGAGGATGTGGAGAGGCTGGGGAGCAGGGCCGCTGTCTCAGTCCTGAGGCACATCCTCCTGGCGACCTTCCTCGCCCGGCTTATGCCGGCGGAGTCTCTGTATCCGACGGAGGATGATCTTGTGGCGGGTAGCTACAATGGGGTTGATATTAGGCCTATTGAGGTGAGGGAGGTGTTGGCTAAGGCCACTGACGTGGGGCTTCACGTAGCTAGGCTGGGGGATAGGTATCTCTACTGGTTTGTGGGGGATGAGGTGCACGCGATAAGGGAGGCCATGTTTAAGTTTTCGTATGAGGATGGCATCGACGTGGTTGCTGACCAGCTGGCTTCTCTACTTAGGGAGGGGGCCCGGTTTTTCTCGGCGGTGTACGTCTCAGGCGTGGGTAGCCAGAGGAGGGCCTCCGGCAAGGTGGTGATTATTCCAAATAGAGATGAGTGGGCCAAGGCGCTGGACGACGCGGATAAGTCCACGCTGGCTGTTGACTTGATGGAGTTTGGGGTGGGTAGGCGGAGGAACAACCTCTTTTTCGTTAGGCGGGACGACTCGGGGCCCCCGCCTGCCGACGCGGGGCGGCTTTTAGAGAGGTTTGTGGCTGTTAAGAACGTGAAGGAGGCCGCCGTGGCGTTGGGCCAGCTCTACAAAGCGGTTGACGAGGTTCTTGTCAACTTGTACCACTACTTCCCGGATGTCTTGTCGGTTGATGACGAGAGGCTGAGGCGGGAGATGGAGCAGTTGCTGAGGAGTAGGGTGGAGCGGTGGAAGGAACGCGCCGCGAATGCTCTGAGGGCGGCGGCTTTTGCCTGGCTTAGGAGGGTGGCGGCTGGGTTTAGGGATGTGGATGTGAAGCGGCTTGACGAATACCTCAGCGAGGTGGCTAAGCAGAGGTCTGACGTTTTGAGGGGGCTTGTGGAGAAGATTTTCGCAGAGCTTCAGTGGGACGGCTTTAAGAAGCTGGGAGATCTCTGGAGTCTGTATCTAAACAACGAGAAGTTCCCGCCTGCGCCTATCTCCTTTGAAGAGTTTGTAGAGGCTGTGAAGAGCTACTGCGCCGGGTGTAGCTGCCTGTTCGAGGTGGATGGAGAGGTTAAGTGGCTCTCTAAGTCTGGTTGTGAGGCTCCGCCGCTTGACAAGGACGTTGGGGTCGCCCCGCTGAGGTGGAGAGATCAGCTTGTGGATTGGGCTGTGGAGGCGTTTTTGAAGCAACTGGCATCTCTTTCCACAAGCGCGACGCGGTATTACGTGGTGTATAAGAGGCCCAGCGGCGAGGAGGTGAAGAGGGCTGTGGATGAGCTTCTCACAGCTAGGGGCGACTGGCCCTTCCTCTCGGAGGGCCGCCTGGAGGTGGAGGTTAGGGAGAGGGCTGTGGAGGTGAGGATTGATGGGGTGGCTACCCCTGTGGTGGAGCGGAACCCCGGCTCCAGGCTGAGGGTGGAGGTGGTGGGTTCCGACGACCTAGCCGCTGTTATCTACCGCGTGGGTGATGTGGAGAGGGAGGAGAGCGCCTCCGGCAGAGTCCACGTGTTTGAGGTGGATCTGCCGTGGGAGCCGGGTGTCTACAGCCTGGAGGTAGAGGCCGTCTTTAGAGATGGAGGTAGAGATAGGAGGAGAGTGGCTGTAAACGTCAAGGGGCGGTGTAGGAAGGTGAGGACTAAGTACTCTGTAAATGTGGGAGAAGCGGTTAGGGGGATTTCTGTAAAGGCTGTGAAGGACGCCAGGGGGTTGCTTGACTACTTTGTGAAGAGGGGTGTGCCGCATAGGCTCGCCGTGAGGGCGGCGCAGGTGGGGGGCGACGTGTCGCTGAGCGTAGACGCCGTGTTTAACGTCACATCTCCAGAGGTGAGGGAGCGGGCGGTCAGACTCCTGGCGGCTCTGGAGTACCTGTCGCCGGGGGCTGACGTGAGGTTTGAGTTTTCGCCTGCTGTCCAGATAGACAGTGATATGGCGCAGAAGTTTAAGGGGGCGGACTACGCCTTCGACGTGGAGGTGGAGGAGATATGTTGA
- a CDS encoding DUF1156 domain-containing protein, which produces MVSLLEAGIPIEAINEYSCVEKGPGRPPHWEMVFWWTRKPLAGARAVIAAALLPADAYSNPEQFLNDLFPCRRERKTVHQCNPSPRLVERLRGKKVLDPFAGFGSIPLEAARLGADAAAVELLPTAYVFLKAVLEYPKKFGHLTTEITGREARELGLEDVVKKFNGVRAAADSARYKVPALIYDVAKWGRWVLDQLRNDPDVAGLYDADVYIGTWEVKCPVCGRYTPLVGNWWLARVKGKTYYERLAWMKWEEGRISVVDLNEECRRQGGGGCGELNAKVQTKEEEGGGSVEWRGRRYAVPAKNIDARKETAQCLHCRAEINHRVVNGKITKGGRRDGDWYVKWALRQWNELYEKYLRGEATLEDLKNAPARPTLLVKVYVKDGDLQFQPATQQDVDKLWQAAEKLRRMWGDTDLPTESISPYDDRHFINTYGFDEWFKLFNPRQLLTLVKLVKLIREAGKKIEEDKLKEGLNKEEALKYAEAVTIYLAIALVRYVSYNCEVTFWQYGGQLPAKVSHALSMRGIAMSWNWGDVSPFADFSGTGTLKMNMDKTTEKVLPYLISVASDSPSRVRVLLDDVVSLESFGDDMFDIVVTDPPYADDVPYSELSDFYFVWLKRALSDSDGAALRPRFLPEAFFDELGLEVRTQWERFSVREVSESVGRWEYFKISATFRDMLAKAFANVLRFLKEDGLLVTYYVAKKPESWAALVDALWRVNGLEMVAAYPVVTESEENVVARGKASVLGGYVSAWRRRSGPKPLDLSAWRDRVIEEVAERIDRRLRAVSKASVEKSCLSGGNKTTVWVYAYLAALEYLTAHSPVMLGGLELDSEGLMRQAVAIAFEALLRKAGVRLSDPAAHAYLALRIMENERGYVDSDTLSHVERATGLPHVDLIKLGLIREADVGGPRVAKRKAFEVLAPREDTVDEIRRVYSAQRGRPVLDCFRQLQLKHLAKISVTCAPEVREEALALAKALVELARAGVLDEDDVDVRTARAVLGAEWWG; this is translated from the coding sequence ATGGTGTCTCTGCTGGAGGCTGGCATACCGATTGAGGCTATTAACGAATACAGCTGTGTGGAGAAGGGACCTGGGAGGCCTCCGCATTGGGAGATGGTGTTTTGGTGGACCCGGAAGCCGCTGGCTGGGGCTAGGGCGGTGATCGCCGCGGCGCTACTGCCCGCCGACGCCTACAGCAACCCGGAGCAGTTCCTAAACGACCTCTTCCCATGCCGCCGCGAGAGGAAGACGGTGCACCAGTGCAACCCCTCGCCGCGCCTTGTGGAGAGGCTGAGGGGCAAGAAGGTGCTCGACCCCTTCGCGGGCTTTGGCTCCATTCCGCTGGAGGCGGCCAGGCTAGGCGCCGACGCCGCGGCCGTGGAGCTCCTGCCCACGGCCTACGTCTTTCTCAAGGCGGTGCTGGAGTACCCAAAGAAATTCGGCCACCTCACAACAGAGATCACCGGCAGAGAGGCGAGGGAGCTCGGCCTAGAAGACGTCGTGAAGAAATTCAACGGCGTGAGGGCGGCGGCTGACTCAGCCAGGTACAAGGTGCCGGCGCTCATATACGACGTGGCGAAGTGGGGGAGGTGGGTGCTGGATCAGTTGCGCAACGACCCGGACGTGGCGGGGCTCTACGACGCCGACGTCTACATAGGCACCTGGGAGGTCAAGTGCCCCGTCTGCGGCCGCTACACCCCGCTGGTGGGCAACTGGTGGCTCGCCAGAGTCAAGGGAAAGACCTACTACGAGAGGCTGGCGTGGATGAAGTGGGAGGAGGGCCGCATCTCCGTGGTGGATCTAAACGAGGAGTGCAGAAGACAAGGCGGGGGCGGCTGCGGCGAGCTCAACGCCAAGGTGCAGACCAAGGAGGAGGAAGGCGGCGGCTCGGTGGAGTGGCGGGGACGGCGCTACGCCGTGCCGGCCAAAAACATAGACGCCAGAAAGGAGACCGCCCAGTGCCTACACTGCCGCGCCGAGATCAACCACCGGGTGGTCAACGGAAAAATCACAAAAGGCGGGAGGAGAGACGGCGACTGGTACGTCAAGTGGGCCCTCCGCCAGTGGAACGAGCTATACGAAAAGTACCTAAGGGGTGAGGCCACTCTGGAGGATCTCAAAAACGCGCCCGCGAGGCCCACACTCCTTGTCAAGGTATACGTCAAAGACGGCGACCTGCAGTTCCAGCCAGCAACTCAACAAGACGTGGACAAGCTGTGGCAAGCCGCTGAGAAACTCAGACGGATGTGGGGAGATACGGATCTACCCACTGAGAGTATATCTCCGTACGATGACAGACATTTCATCAATACATACGGTTTCGACGAATGGTTTAAACTCTTCAACCCACGCCAGCTCCTAACCCTAGTCAAACTTGTTAAACTAATACGTGAGGCAGGTAAGAAAATTGAGGAAGATAAATTAAAGGAAGGATTGAACAAAGAAGAGGCGCTTAAATACGCAGAAGCAGTAACAATATACCTAGCAATAGCATTGGTAAGATATGTTAGTTATAATTGCGAGGTTACATTCTGGCAGTATGGTGGACAACTTCCAGCTAAAGTTTCTCATGCATTATCCATGAGAGGTATAGCTATGTCTTGGAATTGGGGCGATGTTTCTCCCTTTGCTGATTTTAGCGGCACTGGGACACTAAAAATGAATATGGATAAAACCACAGAAAAAGTATTACCTTATCTCATTTCTGTTGCTAGCGACAGTCCTAGTAGGGTTAGGGTCTTGCTTGATGACGTTGTGTCACTTGAATCATTTGGTGATGATATGTTTGATATTGTTGTCACCGACCCTCCCTACGCAGACGATGTGCCTTATTCCGAGCTGAGCGACTTCTACTTTGTGTGGCTTAAGAGGGCGCTCAGCGACAGCGACGGCGCGGCGCTTCGGCCTAGGTTTCTGCCCGAGGCGTTTTTCGACGAGCTTGGGCTGGAGGTGAGGACTCAGTGGGAGAGGTTCTCCGTGAGGGAGGTGTCGGAGAGCGTGGGGCGCTGGGAGTACTTCAAGATCAGCGCCACTTTCCGCGACATGCTGGCTAAGGCCTTTGCTAACGTGCTCAGGTTTTTGAAGGAGGACGGCCTTCTTGTGACCTACTACGTGGCTAAGAAGCCGGAGTCGTGGGCCGCCCTTGTGGATGCGCTCTGGCGCGTGAACGGGCTGGAGATGGTGGCGGCGTACCCGGTGGTTACTGAGAGTGAGGAGAACGTCGTGGCTAGGGGCAAGGCGTCTGTGCTGGGCGGCTACGTCTCTGCGTGGAGGCGCAGGTCCGGTCCTAAGCCGCTGGACCTCTCGGCCTGGAGGGATAGGGTAATAGAGGAGGTGGCCGAGAGAATCGACCGCAGGCTGAGGGCTGTGTCGAAGGCGTCTGTGGAGAAGAGCTGTCTGTCTGGGGGCAACAAGACGACCGTGTGGGTCTACGCCTATTTGGCGGCTTTGGAGTACCTCACGGCCCACAGCCCGGTTATGCTCGGCGGCTTGGAGCTTGATTCCGAGGGGTTGATGAGGCAGGCGGTGGCTATCGCCTTCGAGGCCCTCCTCAGGAAGGCCGGGGTGAGGCTGTCCGACCCGGCGGCGCACGCCTACCTTGCCCTCCGCATTATGGAGAACGAGCGGGGGTATGTGGACAGCGACACTCTGTCTCACGTGGAGCGGGCCACTGGCCTGCCGCACGTAGACCTCATCAAGCTGGGGCTGATTAGGGAGGCCGACGTGGGTGGGCCGAGGGTGGCTAAGCGCAAGGCTTTTGAGGTCTTGGCGCCGCGGGAGGACACGGTGGACGAGATCCGGCGGGTGTACTCGGCTCAGCGGGGGCGGCCGGTGCTTGACTGCTTCCGCCAGCTTCAGCTCAAACACCTGGCCAAGATCTCCGTCACCTGTGCGCCGGAGGTTAGGGAGGAGGCCTTGGCGCTGGCGAAGGCGCTTGTGGAGCTGGCTAGGGCGGGGGTCCTCGACGAGGACGACGTAGACGTAAGGACGGCGAGAGCTGTTTTGGGCGCCGAGTGGTGGGGGTAG